The segment CACTATGCGCAGATAACATCTTGCAGAGAATTGGTTATTGAAAAGAACTAGTCCATTGTGTATATGCTGGATCTATCCCCAATTCCTTTGTCTGGTTAAGCTTCATGGCTGGAAAATAGGACAAATTACTCGTTAATAAGCAAAATTATGATTACAATATGCTTGAAGTAATCATCATAGAATTCttcaaataaaaaggaaaaaatgagTCTATGCATAAGGAGAGAcatgaataaattaatattttccaACATTGGCCAAACCGCATATACAATCGGAAAGATCTTTTGACTGCTATAATGAATAATTCTTTGTTTTAGATTGCTCTTCAGAGTACGTTTaggtaaataaaaaaaaaatcatttgctcAAGTTTCTTGGTTTTTTCCCCTTGTTTCCTCGGTGTTACTGTGGCAAAACCCTTTAGTACACGTTAAAAGAGGCTACATCTTAGATGCCTGTGATTAATATCCCAAGCGCTGTTTCCTTTGTTGGTTTTGATGCTAGTTGGCTGGGGCAGCAAATCTTTCTGACAAATCTTGTAGGTATGAAGTATGAGATTaatgggaaaaaaaagaaaacaataatAAATAGAAAGAAACATAACAATAACCCTCTTTTATCTTTCTCAACAGTGTGAACTATGATAGACAAGGATATTGGAAGAATGCAAGATGCAATATTTGTAAAACATGACTTATAACTAGGAATCCAGTTTAAATTAACATGCTAGTTCCTTATACAGGTAGGCCACTATACAATTATTCCCCGACCTGGCCCTGACCTTTTTTTAAAACCCAATTTACTGTCCCCTAAATTTTTTTGGAAAGCATTTATGAATACAGTTGGAGCTGCTTTGTGCGTTGCTGTAATATGAGATAGTACGAGATGGATTCATATACTATAAGAGAGGTCTCTGGTGCGCTAAGGGCACTTGAAAGTCCCAGTATTAGTATCATGAACCTAATTGTTGTCATGGTTATGTCCAACTGAAAGCTATTGGACTACCAACAATGTGTTTTCCATCTGACCATTCCAGACGAGCAAAGCTGGTTGTACCAGACGGCATAGAACTCGTTTTGAATGTCACTGTGTAGCTCTTTTTCTCGTATTGTGCTTTGAAGCTAAGCGTTTCTGGCTCAACTGACATTTTCACTGCTTGAGTCTGTGAATACAAAGAAACCTTATAAGTTGTCGGAGCACCAACATTAGTAAGGGTCCTAGTATATTTGATGATGCTTGAGGAGTCAGTACCACCCCTTCTGCCTGACGCAGTTTCCAGAGGAACGGAGAAGGATGGATAGTTAAAATCTCCCAAGGTGTACTTTTTGCTTGTCTGGCAAGTGAAGCCTCTGTGGGTAGTGCTCTTAATTTGATTTGGTGTGTAGTTCAAAGCACAAAGAAAACCGAGGTAGTCATCGACAGTGGCATCGTATACAAGGCCGGGATCAAGGGCTGCAACTGGGTCGGCATGTCCGGCACCATAATCAAACGGCGTTGCTGGTCCTCCAGTGGCAACATCTTCGATCTTTTGACCAGTTTTATAAGCTGTATAAGCTGTGGTCATGAGGGCAGATTTAATGGCTGCTGGACTCCATTCAGGATGAGCAGCCTTGACAATTGCAGCTAAGCCACTAACATGAGGGCATGACATTGATGTGCCTGAAATGATGTTGAAGTTTACATGCCTTGGGTCACTCTGTAGTCCGGTTGGACCAACAGCACCAGTCCACCCAGCTAGGATATTGACCCCTGGTGCAATAATGTCTGGTTTAAGTATTGCTGGAGTGACTGGGTTTGGACCTCTAGAACTGAATGCTGCAACCACTGGTGATGGTTGAACGCCCAACTTTGTGGTTCCAGGACCGATTTTGGCTGTTGGATTACGAGTAGAAGATATATATTTCTTGATTGCATCCCCGGTCTTCTGTCCAACAGCTGCTGAAGGTAAGAGATGCGCATCGGCGACTAACTCTTCTCCAAAAGTATCTGTGTTTGTCAAAATCATCCCTATGCCACCAGCATCCTTCACCACAACACCCTTTTGGACCCTCGCACTACCTCCTCGATCACATACCACTATCTTTCTGGCAACTTTTTCTGGAATCAAACTTCCGGCCATGCAAAGAGCTCCACCACTTGAATTACTCACATTACCGCCATAAACTAGTGGCACCATGGAATCAGATAACTGCTTTCCATTATAAAGTGTCACACCGGAGTGTAGTTCATTGTTACCCAGAGTAATAGAGGCAGGGAAATCACGGTCCAATGTTCCAGCACCTACAGTGGTTATCCACGGTGCAACATTTGACAAGCTGCTTGGTATGGGTCCACCGTTTCCAGCTGAACAAGATACAAAAATTCCATTTGCAGCTGCTGTGAATGCTCCAATGGCAACAGTGTCACTGTAGTACTCCGACAACCCTCCCCCGATAGACATTGACAAAACATCCACTCCATCTGCAACAGCCGCATCCATGGCTGCTACAATATCAGAGCCAAAACACCCACCAAGCCAACACACCTTGTAGACGGCCACTCGGGCATGTGAAGCCATCCCCCGTGCTGTCCCAGAAGCATATCCTAGCAAGTTAGCAGAGGGCACAACTGACCCTGCAGCTGTAGTTGCTGTGTGAGTTCCATGTCCATCATCATCTCTCGGGGACCTTGACTCCATCGTTTCATCAATAGGCCCGAACGCAACTTCATACCCTTTTGAAAAGAACTTGGCACCAATTAGTTTCCTGTTGCAGCTCGATGCACTGAAGTTTTTCCCCACCTGGCACTCGCCTTTCCAGCGTGATGGTACTGGTCCAAGTCCCGAATCATCGAAACTTTTCAGCTCGGCCCAAACTCCGGTGTCCAATATGCCAACAATCACTTCACCCATTGAATCAGAGGCGGGGAAGAGAGTAGTGCTCTTTCCTAACCCGAGGAACTCTGGCGTTCTAGTTGTGTGCAGCTCATATATCACCTCAGGTAAAACAGAGAGAATTCCAGGTTGTTCTCCTAGTGCTTCAGCTTCCTCAGTTGTTAGCATCGTCGAGTAGCCATGGACTACGTTTTCATATCTGTAAAGCACGGATGCCGAGTCCGAGACAGATTTTAAAGACGAATCATACCAGAGGGCGCGATCAGTGAAAGTTTCTGGCATGTTGGACTTGTCCACGTGAACTATATAAGTCCTTTTAGCTTTCTGGATCTTTTCTTCTGCTGCAATACATGCAtaatacaaactcagaaatagaAAGATTTCTACTAGTTTGAACTTCGGCGACTTCATCGCTTCAGTCTAGGAATTAACAGGGTGTTTCTTTTGGATGAATGAATGTAAGAAAGGAAGAACAGCTTTGGTCTGCAATTTCCCTTACTCCCGTTTGCTGAATGAATAGGTCACCAAGGGTCTTATTATAGGATGAGATTTGGTATGGCCCCCCCAACAAAATATGCCCTACAAGAATGGTAGATTTTTCTTCTTTCAATGATTgatgattaaaataataatgttaaaCACCTCAAATCTAATAAATTCTATTGCAAGCTATAATTATTGGCATAGGCATAGAAATCGAGTGGCAAATAATGGCTGCTAACTTTACTATTCATTTTTCTTACATTAAGTCTTACTTGTCTGTCAGTGGCTTGTAAATTAGGAATTTGCTTAATTCTAAATGGACCGAAAACAaggtatatattattatttgtttgaGATCTTTTGGTATCTAGTAGGTATATTAGACTCCCATAAAATCTGAAGTTGTGTCAGATCAAACCCCTAAACAAGGGGTAAACTTCTGCTAGTGTTGTTTTTGCCATCTACGAGATTTTAACTTGAGACTTTGCTTAAGGgtaatgaatttgtgttttttatTGCTTGTCTAGAATGTCAGCTTTAAAAATATGGAGCAAATAAAGGCTCGCAAATGTAGGGAAGGAAGTGGTTGTGCATATGGCAAGCTCTCACTTTTTTAGTTAATATTTATGATCCTTTTTAACAtgaaataaaatttcattatttagTCAATTGTACATGAATTTCAAGGTAAATCAATTGAGGTTGTTGGATATATGATTTCGACAGGAAACATTTAAACGAAAATGATAAAAAGGAAGGCTGAATTCGTCAACGATTTGGTATTGAAATGGAAGCTAAAGAGGAGATTTCAatatttttacaacacttaggcACACTATCATACTTGTTACAGGTAAGCAAAAGGTCCTTTCAGTTTTAGTCACTCTAATTAGACAAATATGTACAGGCCATCAATCATCAATCCCAGTTAAGCAAAACGCTTAATTTGCCAGTTGCTTTCATAATTAGTCTGTAAAAATGGTGAATCTTGCTGGCAAATCTGAGACGTGTAACATTTAAGGGTTTGTTTCTTTTTCATAAATTAGCATACGAAAATGAAATATCAGGGAATGGTTTTTCATTATAAATTCTGAAAACAGAATTTGCAACAATGATTTATGTGGTTTTTTAGAACATGTTATCTTTTCTTCAGATCTGCAGTGCCTTTTCACCGAAAATTCCAACTTTTTTATTCATTGTAAATTAAGCATCTGCGATAATAATGATAAAttttatgtgatgattacaatatGTTATCTTTTCTTGTAGATCAGGATTCTCTTTTCACCCAAAATCCCaccttcaaaaaaaatcaaccaaTGATACTATGGAAAGTGATAGTGGGGAATCCACTAATTTCGCCCTCGTTAAGGATGCTGGCGAGGATTAAAGCTACTGGCTCTTCAACTTTTTCTTTAATCCAATAAGATATCATTACCCATGCAGCTGGTTGCCTGGTGCCATAGTGGAAAAAACTCTATGGATTGGCCATATCCCAATGGCCAAAAGCAACTTATTCAGGGCTGAAAAGAAAAAAGGATTTTAGAAttctgtgcaaattgtgaaaatgGAGTCATTAAGTCATTCATATGACCTAATATAATTTAACACAAAAAAAGCAAACTAAAGGTTCATAGGGAAGAGATGGGGCTTTGATTATTGGGATGGAATTATTGGAATGTTCAATCACAACAGACTCGAAAGGTTTGTTTCTCCCACTTTATCTGATAGTAATATATTAGTGGCAATTTGCTGGAAATGGACCCCTATCCCTCTAATCATAGCCATGCATTTTATGGATCAGTGTCGTTTAGCAATTAATTCTTGTCTAAACGAAAACTAAGTTTTTTAAGGACCTATATCTTGCGCCTGCTTAGTCTATTTTCCATTAACTTTACTCATTATTAGGTTCCCACCATTTAAAATTCAAGTCTTAGCATAAGGTGAATACAAGGGAAAAATAATAGGACCCAAACCGAGTAAAAACTGACCGGATATTGTCTTTTGAAGGTGTCAATCAATCCCAAAAGTTTTCCATATGTTCTTCATTGATTAAGTGCAAGCTTTCAACTAGCATACGTGCTAATCTTTGCTGACTCGCACATTTAATTTTGGACCTCAGGTTGGTATCTGGCTTGCATGCAGCTTCAAAATCCAGTCTCTTTGTCATGTCTTATTAAGCGTTTTTCTTCAGTCAAATATAATGTTATGAAACAATGCGAAAGGTTGGACGTTTCAATTAAAGCTGCTGCCTTTTTCATGTATATATCTTATCAATTTCAGTCCACACACCTGAAAAAAGAACAAAGGAAAAATGGCATGGCATAGGGTGTGGTTTTTAGAATCTTCAACGTTTGAGCCTTCTTTGTTGATGGATGTTTAAGGACCGAATATTTGGTGTTCCCTACCCCATATTTTATGTTTGTCGAACAAACTTTAGCACGTATTAAAGATTGGTTACTTTCATTTTCTACTCTCTCTAGTTTGCTTTCCAGGATTGTTATATTAAGGTAGTGAGTATGTTACTCATCCGCACATTATTTCTTTATTGGAACTAATATGTTTTGATGtatcattttaaattttctaaatttttaaaaatttaaaatttaaatttaaatatataaaatgaactaaattaaatatttttaaatataaaatattaattgattatataaaatattcatcaataaatttcacaaataaaatttaatcatttaacaAATCTAAAGTAAACAAGGAAAAATccaacattaaataaaaattatccaCAATATTATTTTAAGAAAATTCTACAATAAAATCATCccatactatatatataaaaagtttaataaaacataaacataaagtTGTGTTGGTGAAGCTTTTAGAAAGTttgtcttttattattatttaatttgtttgtaatataaattctttactttttattattattatttattacttttctactttaaattttaaaattgttctATTATCTCGGTTAAAATTTAGaagtttaaatttaaatttagataataattttttttaaattaataaaagtaataatGTTTATCTATACATCGATTAGTGCATAATGTTCTGAAACGGTACAATCAAAATTAGCctaaatgatgatcaaattttacactaatataaaaaataaatattttaatttattgttaAAACGGTACAATCAAAATCGACGCAAAAACTAACTAGAGTGATTACTCGGCTCAAAGTTAGATGCAATTATTTGGAGTTGGGAACATGCAGAGATACAAAGGGGGAGAGAGGGGAGTTTGCTGGACTGTCACTTTCCGAAATTCAGCAATCTGTCCTCCTTTTAATTGCTTTTCATAAAGACCTTTTTCTTGATTGATTTGACACCCATCAAATCTGCTTTGCAAGCGTATGTTCAAAGCCTCAATTATCAATGCCCCTTTGTTTTGTCTTGGTTAAAAACATTGTATAACGCCAATTTACCAAAAACTAATTCATATTGATTTTCTATCCTATTAATATGGAGTAGTATCATGCCAAAGAAAATTCAGAAATGATAAAAGTTGAAGTCAGGTTTTACTCTACGTTGAACTGATTTACTGCTGCTTTTCGGTTTTCACTCAAATGggttaaatttgaaatttgaaatttgatgCCATTGCAATGATGGTAGTGGAGGTAGTCAAATATGGCGGAATCATTCATTATCTATTTTAGTTACTTTTGTTCTTGTTCGATAACTCTTATAGATAGGTAAAAACTTGGTGGGGGTGAAAGATTTTGTgttatgtacaaatatatatagtaGTAACTACTAAGTTGTTCCTTTTCTTTCATTTGAATAAGTTCAAACTTTAAAACAATTTATTTGAATTTCGTTCATAAAATAGTGAGTTGGATATGctactttttcatttatttaattattatcttACTTTTTCATATATGCAATTATTTGATATTAATTTTGTTGAAGGAAGAccaaatttttctcaaaaaattctttcaagtgttatttgtataaaattgatGGGCTCCTAAATAAGTTGGTATTATTCTCAAATCGAGTTAGGATTTTGTTTCTGACTCTAGTGAGAACTCAAATACTTTGACTGGAGTTTAATATAATAGAATTATTTTATCGTGTTATACCATACATGACATAAATTACTTCTCAGTGAGACGCAAACATCATCACATAATAAAACTTGAATCCATGTCCCTTCAGATAACTTTTgtggacatatatatatatatatatatatatatttctacttGATAAAACCTATCACCCCATTAAAAAATCTATCACTCTATacaaacaataatttaaaatttctttgaaAAGAGTACACCTCCTTTCAAGGCATTTCTTTGCTTCTACTTCTTATTAATCATGAATCAATAGAATAGTGGCTTATGggaaatttatttcttttaataaataaataaaaaaacactaAATAAAGAGTAGGTAATATAAACCCCCACCAGTGTAGAAGGAGGAGTAAGGAGATGAAAACTCGACTGTAAAAAGCAAATTGGAAAGTGAGTGAAACTCTGGAAtttttaaataagaaaacattCTATTATTTCCACTAAATAAATTTATCTTTACATCACTTTCAAAAACCTAAATACTAAATCACATAAATGTTTTGAtaatttcttgaattaatattgatttcgttaaagtaataaaaaaaaaaaccaaatcacTTGATTGGGTGCATTTTATATACTTTTGTTAATATCAATTGATAACCTTCGAcaacattttgattttttttttatataattttgagtATTGTTAAGTAAATTGATTTTTGTAAGAAAAATTTTTAAGATATTGTTCGTTAAATAGTTGATCGAGCTCTCAATAATGTTAGTGTATTGTTTTGTGATTAGAGTTTCGTCTCTCCACTTTATCGAGAGCATGTACAATTCATAAGGAACGAGTGCCTCATTTAGTAGAGATATAACTTGCAGGGCTTAAAAAAGAGGTGTTAATATACTGTATCGTATAATTATGAAAGTTACCTACATGCGAGAGACTTGAACCATCAACTTAGAACATATAAGTAATATGCTTACAAGTGTTGGGGTTAATCGAACGCTCAACAGAATACGCttcaaatatttttttcaaaaagaatTGATCCACCCTataaacatttttcaaataattttGGAAACCTTTATTAAAATgttgtttatattaaaataaatagaataacaACATGTAGTTAACAATCTTTGAAAATGTTATAACATCATGGAAAACAAGTTCGGAGTTCTATTAGTATTTGATTTTCATTTGTTGAGATTCACGATGGCATCCAATGTTCCTACATCGTAAGCTAGTAGCGAAGTGGTGTCCATAATATCAAATACTTAAAAGCCCATGAAGACCCCATTTTCATTTTAAAGGCCTCCATTGCTTTGAATCAAAGCTTTCTTCA is part of the Gossypium arboreum isolate Shixiya-1 chromosome 5, ASM2569848v2, whole genome shotgun sequence genome and harbors:
- the LOC108453395 gene encoding subtilisin-like protease SBT1.7; its protein translation is MKSPKFKLVEIFLFLSLYYACIAAEEKIQKAKRTYIVHVDKSNMPETFTDRALWYDSSLKSVSDSASVLYRYENVVHGYSTMLTTEEAEALGEQPGILSVLPEVIYELHTTRTPEFLGLGKSTTLFPASDSMGEVIVGILDTGVWAELKSFDDSGLGPVPSRWKGECQVGKNFSASSCNRKLIGAKFFSKGYEVAFGPIDETMESRSPRDDDGHGTHTATTAAGSVVPSANLLGYASGTARGMASHARVAVYKVCWLGGCFGSDIVAAMDAAVADGVDVLSMSIGGGLSEYYSDTVAIGAFTAAANGIFVSCSAGNGGPIPSSLSNVAPWITTVGAGTLDRDFPASITLGNNELHSGVTLYNGKQLSDSMVPLVYGGNVSNSSGGALCMAGSLIPEKVARKIVVCDRGGSARVQKGVVVKDAGGIGMILTNTDTFGEELVADAHLLPSAAVGQKTGDAIKKYISSTRNPTAKIGPGTTKLGVQPSPVVAAFSSRGPNPVTPAILKPDIIAPGVNILAGWTGAVGPTGLQSDPRHVNFNIISGTSMSCPHVSGLAAIVKAAHPEWSPAAIKSALMTTAYTAYKTGQKIEDVATGGPATPFDYGAGHADPVAALDPGLVYDATVDDYLGFLCALNYTPNQIKSTTHRGFTCQTSKKYTLGDFNYPSFSVPLETASGRRGGTDSSSIIKYTRTLTNVGAPTTYKVSLYSQTQAVKMSVEPETLSFKAQYEKKSYTVTFKTSSMPSGTTSFARLEWSDGKHIVGSPIAFSWT